Genomic segment of Mycobacterium botniense:
TCGTCGGCGAGTCGCTCCCATGGGGCCGGCACTGGAAAGTACCTTTCGAGGAACTCACCAACCGCCCGGGCACGCTCCTCAGCGCTCACTTCTGGGAAGCTGCCGTCGTTGAGGCAGAAGAAGTCGAACTTGCGCTTGTTGAGCAGTTTGGGCAGTTTCGCCAGCCCGGACCACAGCGTGGTGTCCACGTAAAGCACTTTCGCCGACTCATTTTGCACTGCGCGTCCGGTCATCAGCGCGTAATAGTGGTACAGCGAGTTTGTCACCGAGATATCCGTGCTGGACCGGAAGCGGCTGGCCTGGGTGCGGGCGAATTCCTCAGGAAATTCACGCTCCAGTTCGCTGAGCACGCTTTTACGCAGCGGGACAGCGGTGTGCTCGAGGTGACGGGTGATGATTTTCCCAAACCTCTGCCACAGTAGCTGCCGGTTCACCCGTGCCGCGTTCTCGTAGCCGCTGCGCTCGGCGTGGTTGGCGCCGAGCCCGATGCGCACACCGGCTTCGATGAACTTGGTGACTCCACCCGGGGAGAAGAACATCGTCGGCGACACCGGCCGGCCAAAAAACATGTCGTCGTTGGAGTACAGGAAATGTTCTGCGAGACCGGGAATGTGGTGCAGTTGCGTTTCCACTGCGTGGCTGTTGTACACCGGCAGCACCGACACGTCGGTGAAGTGCTCCTCGGCGCGCACAATCGTGACTTTGGGGTGCGGGGCAAGCCAGTGCGGGACCCGCGAGTCGGTGGCGATGAAAATCCGTCGCACCCATGGCGCGAAGGCGTGCACCGACCGCAGGGCGTATTTGAGTTCGTCGACATGACGGATGCGTGCATCGGAATCGTCACCCTCGCCGAGCGGGTAATTCGCCATCGCTGCCGCGCGGCGGGCACGGAACTCCGGGTCGTTGCCGTCCACCCAGGAGAACACCATGTCGATGTCGAAGGTGATGTCATCGGCATGCGGGGCGAACATCCCCGCGATCGTCGGCCACGTGCGGCCGTGCAGCTCGACGGTGGTGTACTCGATCTCGCTGAGCATTAAGGTTTTGCGGGTCAGCGAGTTTTCGATCGGGCAGATGGCCTGTTCTCCGTCGAACACCCAAAACTGCAGCTCCACTCCGGCAGACGCACCGTAACGCATACCCGAGCGGGGGCATTCGCGCCGCCGGAACACCCGCAGCAGCCTCGGGTCGGGGTCCACCGAGAGCAGCCCGTCACCCAGATACACCGAGCGGCGCCCGGTTCCGTCGAGGATCTTGGCGCGCAGCGGTGCCTCCAGGCACGCCGCCATCAAGACGTCGGCAACCCGGGCGCGCAAGGCGATGTCAACCACCAGCGCCGGGCGTCCTTCCGCACCGCGAATAAGCAAGAACGGGATACCAGCCCGATCCAGCTCTGCGCGGATAAACAGCAAATCTTGCGTCATCGCCTCATACGGAGTCAGGCGCACACCCTGGGTCGAGCTGACGACGGGCGCGTCGATCATGCTGGTCATGGGAACACCTGCCTTCCGTACTCGATGTCGGTCAAATCGCGCACACAGAGGGATCCCGCTGACGCGGTCGAGCGGCGGCATTGCCCTCACAGGTTGAGCTTCGGCACTGGTCGACGTATCCCCAGCAACACCTGGGAAAGCCACTTGGGATCACCCCTTAAGCCGGGGAGATCTGTCCTGATCTTGGGCGTCTCTCGACGTCGTCAGATCAGTGGCCTGTGTTCGTCCAGAAGCCTCGCCTAACGAGGTGCTCCCGCAAGGTAGCACCGATTCCACCGCTGGGCAACATGGTCGCGAACACGGCCGACACCGCCGCAGTTGTGCATGTGCGGTGTCTGCACAACTCGCCGTGGGCGGCGAGCTACCCGGACGACTTCGGGCGGCTCGCCTGAGAACCCTGCGCGGCGGGCAGCAGCGATTCCAGCGCGGGACCGGTGATCCGCCGAAACGCCCGCCGCGGGCGATTCTGGTCCAGGACGGCGACTTCCAGGGTGTCCACTCCCAGCGGCCGGGGCTCTGCGCCGTTGGCGTCGGTCCGCAAGGCGTTCACCGCGATGCCGACTGCGTCGGCGAGGCCGGCGTTCTCCGTGTAGGACTCTTTGAGTGCGTCGGCGATCGGCTCGGTCGTGCCGCCCATCACCACGAAATGCGGCTCGTCGTTGATCGACCCGTCGTAGGTGATCCGGTACAGCTCAGGCGGCTTGCTCTCGCCGTAGTGCGCGACCTCGGCCACGCACAACTCGACCTCGTAGGGTTTGGCCTGCTCGGTGAAGATGGTGCCCAGTGTCTGCGCGTAGACGTTGGCCAGCTGCCGGCCGGTGACGTCCCGGCGGTCGTAGGCGTAGCCGCGGGTGTCGGCGAACTGGATGCCACCGCGGCGCAGGTTGTCGAATTCGTTGAACTTGCCGGCAGCCGCGAAACCCACCCGGTCATAGAGCTCGCTGATCTTCTGCAGGGACCGCGACGGATTCTCGGCAACGAACAACACGCCGTCGGCATATGCCAGCACCACCACGCTGCGGGCCCGCGCGATGCCCTTGCGCGCGAGCTCGCCGCGTTCGCGCATCAACTGCTCGGGCGATATGAAATATGGGAAACTCACTTCTGACTCCGCGGAGCGTCCGCGTCCGGACCGAAAGTATCGGAGCGGGAACGGCTTTCGATGACCTCCTGAGCTAGCTCGGCGATGCGCTGCTCGGGCACCTCGACAGCGCCGTCGGCGTCGATGTTGACCGCTGTCGGGTAAATACCGCGCACCAGATCCGGGCCGCCAGTGGCGGAATCATCATCGGCCGCGTCGTAGAGGGCCTCGACCGCAACCCGCAACGCGGAATCGGTGTCGGTTACCCGAGCGTAAAGCTTCTTCATCGCCGACTTGGCGAAGACCGCGCCCGAGCCCACGGCCTGGTAGCCCTCTTCTTCGATGTTCCAGCCACCGGCAGCGTCGAAAGACACGATCCGGCCGGCTTTCTGCCGGTCGGGGTCGTCGATGTCATAGGCGGCTAACAGCGGCAGCGCCACCAGCCCCTGCAGCGCGGCGCCCAAATTGCCGCGCACCATGTTCGCCAGTCGGTTGACCTTCCCGGCGAATGTCAGCGGTACGCCTTCGAGCTTCTCATAGTGCTCGAGTTCGACCGCGTACAAGCGGGCGAACTCCACGGCAACCGCGGCGGTGCCGGCCATACCGGTCGCGGTGTAATCGTCGGTGATATACACCTTTTTCACATCGCGCCCGGCGATCACGTTGCCCTGCGTGGAGCGCCGGTCGCCGGCGATGACCACCCCACCGGGGTATTTCAGCGCGACGATCGTGGTGCCGTGCGGCAATTGCCCGCCGGCGCCGGCCACCGCGCCGCCCGCGACCGTCGGCAGCAGTTCCGGCGCCTGTCGGCGCAGGAACTCGGCGAACGAGGACAGGTCGATGGGGCGAGAAGGGACTCCGGGAAGTGCTGAGTTAGTGGCCAGGCCATGAGTGAACGGCCAGGTCACTGTCCGCCCTTTTGGACGTATGCGCGCACGAAATCCTCAGCATTTTCCTCCAGAACGTCGTCGATCTCGTCGAGCAGATCGTCGGTGTCCTCGGTCAACTTCTCGCGACGCTCTTGACCTGCGGCGGCGGCGCTGGTGAAGTCGTCGTCATCGCCGCCGCCACCCCCACGCTTGGTCTGCTCCTGAGCCATCGCTGCCTCCTGCTTCGTCTTTGGCCACACATCGCACGCGGGCCGTTACTCCACCCTACCGGTCGATGCCGGTCTTGCCGGGGTAACGACGCTTAGGTGGTCAGTTGTTCCACCAGTTCCGCGGCGCTGTCCACCGAATCCAGCAATGCGCCGACATGGGCCTTGCTGCCGCGCAGCGGTTCCAGCGTCGGGATCCGCACCAGCGAGTCGCCGCCCAGGTCGAATATGACCGAGTCCCAGCTGGCTGCGGCGATATCGGCGCCGAACCGGCGCAAGCACTCGCCGCGGAAATATGCCCGGGTATCCGTCGGCGGGTTGTCCACCGCGTTGAGTACCTGCTGTTCGGTGACCAGTCGGCGCATCGAGCCGCGAGCCACCAGCCGGTTGTAGAGACCCTTGTCGAGCCGCACATCGGAATACTGCAGGTCGACCAGATGCAGTCGGGGCGCCGACCAGCTCAGATTTTCCCGGTGCCGAAAACCGTCGAGGAGGCGCAGTTTGGCCGGCCAATCGAGGATCTCCGCGCAGTCCATCGGATCACGCTCAAGTTTGTCGAGCACGTCCGCCCAGGTCGCCACGATGTCGGCGGCGCGCGGATCCGGGTCGCGCGAATCGACCAGTTTGGCCACCCGGTCCAGGTAGACCCGTTGCAGCGCAAGACCGGTCAGCTCCCGGCCATCGGTGAGCGCGACGGTGGCGCGCAGCGTGGGGTCACGGCTGATGGTGTGCACGGCGTGCACCGGGCGGGCCAGCGTCAGATCGGTGAGGTCGACGCCTTCCTCGATCAGGTCGAGCACCAGCGCGGTGGTGCCAAGCTTCAGGTAGGTGGACGTCTCCGCGAGATTGGCGTCGCCGATGATGACGTGCAGCCGGCGGTAGCGGTCGGCGTCGGCGTGCGGCTCGTCCCGGGTGTTGATAATGCCGCGTTTGAGCGTGGTCTCCAGCCCGACCTCGACTTCGATGTAGTCGGCGCGTTGGGACAGCTGGAAGCCGGGTTCGTCACCGGCGGGTCCGATGCCGACCCGGCCTTGACCGGTGATGACCTGGCGGGACACCAGAAACGGTGTCAGGCCGACAATGATCGCCGAGAACGGCGTCTGGCGGCTCATCAGATAGTTTTCGTGTGCGCCGTAGGAAGCGCCTTTACCGTCGACGTTGTTCTTGTACAGCTGCAGTTTCACCGCGCCGGGAACGCTGGCGACGTGCCGGGCGGCGGCCTCCATCACCCGCTCACCGGCCTTGTCCCAGATCACCGCGTCGAGCGGGTCGGTGGTCTCGGGCGCGGAGTACTCCGGGTGGGCATGGTCGACGTAGAGCCGCGCACCGTTGGTCAGGATCATGTTGGCCGCCCCCACCTCGTCGGCGTCCACCACCGGTGGCGGCCCTGCCGAGCGGCTCAGGTCGAACCCGCGGGCATCCCGCAGCGGCGATTCCACCTCGTAGTCCCAGCGGGTGCGCTTGGCCCGCTGGATACCCGCCGCGGCGGCATAGGCCAGCACCGCCTGCGTCGACGTCAGGATCGGGTTCGCGGTCGGGTCCGACGGCGAGGAAATGCCGTACTCGACCTCAGTCCCGATGATCCGCTGCATGGCTCAAGCCTAGGCGAGACCGCAGGTAAAACAGCGGGCGCGGGTCGCTGTGCGAGGGTGCGCAGTTGTGCACGGTTGTCGGCGTGTCGGTGCACAAACACGCACGCTCGCCGGGAGCGGGGACTACAGGTACTGGCCCAGGCTCGACTCGGTGTCGATGGCCCGCGACGCGCTCGAGCTCTTGCCGGTGACCAGGGTGCGGATGTAGACGATCCGCTCCCCCTTCTTGCCCGAGATCCGTGCCCAGTCATCGGGATTGGTGGTGTTGGGCAGATCCTCGTTCTCGGCGAATTCGTCGACGATCGAATCCAGCAGATGCTGGATCCGCAACCCCGGCTGGCCGGTTTCCAGCACCGATTTGATGGCGTTCTTCTTGGCCCGGTCCACGACGTTTTGAATCATCGCCCCGGAGTTGAAGTCCTTGAAATACATCACCTCTTTGTCGCCGTTGGCGTAGGTGACCTCAAGGAACCGGTTCTCGTCGATCTCGGCGTACATCCGGTCGACGACCTTCTCGATCATCGCCTTGATGCACGCGGCGCGGTCGCCGTCGAACTCGGCGAGATCGTCGGCGTGCACCGGCAAGTCCTCGGTGAGGTACTTGGAGAAGATGTCCATCGCCGCCTCGGCGTCCGGGCGCTCGATCTTGATCTTGACGTCGAGACGGCCGGGCCGCAGGATCGCCGGGTCGATCATGTCTTCGCGGTTGGAGGCGCCGATCACGATGACGTTCTCCAGGCCCTCCACGCCGTCGATCTCGCTCAGCAGCTGGGGCACCACCGTGGTCTCCACATCCGAGGACACCCCGGTGCCGCGGGTGCGGAAGATCGAGTCCATCTCGTCGAAGAACACGATCACCGGCGTACCCTCAGACGCCTTCTCGCGGGCCCGCTGGAAGATCAGCCGGATGTGACGTTCGGTCTCACCGACGAACTTGTTCAGCAGCTCGGGGCCCTTGATGTTGAGGAAGTACGACTTGGCCTCCTTGGCGTCGTCGCCGCGGACCTCGGCCATCTTCTTGGCCAGCGAGTTGGCCACCGCCTTGGCGATGAGTGTCTTGCCGCAACCGGGTGGACCGTAAAGCAGCACCCCTTTGGGCGGGCGCAGCGCGTACTCCTTATAGAGCTCCTTGTGCAGAAACGGCAGCTCCACCGCATCGCGGATCTGCTCGATCTGCCGAGATAGCCCGCCGATGTCGTCGTAGCTGACGTCGGGCACCTCCTCGAGCACGAGGTCTTCGACCTCGGCCTTGGGGATGCGCTCGAAGGCATACCCGGCCTTGGTATCGACCAGCAGCGAATCCCCGGGACGCAGCTTGCGGGGCTTGGTGTCGTCTTTGAGGTTGTCAGAAGGCCCGTCGGGCAGGTCGGGTGCGACCAGCGGTTCGGCCAGCCACACGATCCGTTCCTCATCGGCGTGGCCGACGACCAGCGCGCGGTGACCGTCGGCCAGAACCTCCCGCAAGGTCGAAATCTCGCCGACCGATTCGAAAGTGCCGGCCTCGACAACGGTCAGCGCCTCGTTGAGCCGAACGGTTTGTCCCTTCTTGAGGGATTTGACGTCGATGTTGGGTGAGCATGACAGGCGCATTTTGCGCCCGGAGGTGAACACGTCGACGGTTTCGTCGTCGTGGGTGGACAGCAATACGCCATAACCGCTGGGCGGCTGCCCCAGCCGGTCAACCTCCTCGCGCAGCGCCAGCAGCTGTTGGCGGGCTTCCTTAAGCGTTTCCATCAGTTTGGAATTGCGCGCGGCCAGCGAGTCGATGCGGGCCTCAAGCTGGTGCACATCACGGGCACTGCGCACCGCATTCTGGCCCACCGCATTCTCCAGCTGCTCGCGCAGCATCGCTGCTTCGCGCCGCAACGCTTCCAGCTCGGCGGCATCATCGCTGGGCATAGGGCCTCCGAACACTTCCGAACGTTCTGCCTCACCCATGTTGAGCTCCTTTCGCCGCCAAGGTTGCGCGGCGGATACATCAACGCTACCGGCGATTCCGGATGAATGTGGGCTTCGCGCGCGGACGAATAATTCGACACCGCGGTGCCACTGGTAACCTCTGGGTTGAGTCGGGCCCATCGAAAGGATAGCCGTGACCGTGAAATCCCTCGCCACGGGCGTGGCAGCGGCTGCCGCGGTCGGCGCAGCAGCCGCCGGCGTGACTTCCGGTGCACCCGTCACCGCGGCCGCACCCCAGATCGAACCGGTTGTTTTCACCACACCGCTGCCGCTGGACCCGGCAGCTGATTTGCCCACCCCCGAGCAATTGGCGAATGTGCTCTACGGTCTCGCGAACCCGAGCGTCTCGTTCGCCAGCAAGGGCTACTTGGTGGAAGGTGGCATCGGCCCGGTCGAAGCCCGGATAGCGGATCGGCAGATGCAGAAAGCCGCGCAGCGGGGCGATCTGCCGCTGTCATTCGCTGTCGCCAACATTGCCCCTGCCGGCCCGGGTGCGGCAACCGCCGCCGTCACCGCCTCCGGTCCGAACCTCGCGCCGACGACACAGACCGTGACGTTCGTCAACCAGGGCGGCTGGAAGCTGTCGCGCGCCTCGGCGATGTCGGTGCTGCAGGCCGTGCAAGCCTCGGGCTGATCATCCTGGATGCACCGGCACGTCACGTTTGTCGTGGGCGCCGCCACCCTCGTGGCGGCGCTCGGGCTTTCCGGGTGTTCACATCGGCAATCGAGCAGTACGGCGCCGGCTGTCGGGCCGGCGGTCACCATCACCTCGACGGCGACCGCGGTTCGGCAGACCGCCCCGGTGCCTCCGCCCGATGCGCTCGCGGACGTGTTGTACCGGCTCGCGGATCGAGCGGTCCCCGGCACCGAAAAACTGAGCCTCGTCGAAGGCGCCACCGTCGACAACGCCCCCGCGCTGGACAAGTTCGCGGTGGCCCTGGTTGACGGCGGCTACTCACCGGCGATCTTCGACGTGACGAACGTCGCGTGGTCGGACCGCGATCCGACCGAGGTCGTGGCCAACGTCAACGTCACCACACCCAACCGTGACGTTCCCGGGTTTTCGTTCCCGATGGAATTCAAGCCCTATCGGGGCGGCTGGCAATTGTCCCAACAGACTGCCGGTATGCTGCTGGCGTTCGGCAGCCCGCAGGCCGTCCCGGGTCCGCCGCCGAGTCCGACCCCGTGACGATGTGGATCGGCTGGCTCGAATTCGACCTGCTGCTCGGGGACGTACGCTCACTGAAACAAAAGCGCTCCGTCATCCGGCCCGTCGTTGCCGAGCTGCAGCGCAAGTACAGTGTGTCAGCCGCCGAGACGGGCAGCCATGAGTTGCGCCGCCGCGCCGGCATCGGGGTAGCCATGGTCTCCAGCGACCGCCGCCACGCGGTCGAGGTGCTCGACGCCGCCGAACGCTTGGTGGCCGCCCACCCGGAACTGGAGCTGCTGTCCGTGCGCCGCGGGCTGCACCGCAGCGACGACTGACGTCGGGCTCGACATCCCATCCCCGTCATCGGGCCCTTGGCGCGCGGCCGCACTCAGCGGCTTTCTCCCAAATCGCGTCCGTCCTCCCGTTGGCGTTTGCGCCGCACCGGGGCCGGGGTGACCGCGCCTGGGGCGAGACGGCGCGCGGACACCAGGAACGCGGTGTGAGCTCGCATGGTGTGCTGTGGCCGAACGGCCAACCCAACGACGCTCCATTCCCGCTGCAACGTCTCCCACGCGCGCGGTTCGGTCCAGCAGCGCAGTTCCCGGAGCGCCTCCACGGTTCGCGATAACTGGGTGACAGTAGCCAGATAGATCATCAGCACACCACCGGCGACCACGACGTGTGAAATCGCGTCGAGCACCTCCCACGGGGCCAGCATGTCCAGCACCACCCGGTCCACGGAGCCGGCGCCCAGCTCGCAAACACCGACGTCGGCGATGACCAGCTGCCAGTTCTGCGGCAGCTGACCGAAAAATGTCTGCACATTACGCCGGGCGTGCTCGGCATGATCAGCGCGGCGTTCGTAGGAGATCACCCGGCCCTGCGGTCCAACCGCGCGCAGCAGCGAACACGTCAGCGCACCCGACCCGGCACCGGCCTCCAGCACCCGCGCGCCCGGGAAGATGTCGCCTTCATGCACGATCTGGGCCGCGTCCTTGGGGTAGATCACCTGGGCTGCGCGGGGCATTGACATCACAAAGTCGACAAGCAGGGGGCGCAGCACCAAAAACGGGTCGCCATGGCTGGATTGCACGACGCTGCCTTCGGGCAGCCCGATAACCGCGTCGTGGGCAATCGCACCGCGATGGGTATGAAACTCCTTGCCCGGACTGAGCACCATGGTGTAGCGCCGGCCCTTGGCGTCGGTGAGCTGGACGCGGTCACCTACGGTGAACGGGCCGGTTGCGGACACGTTGTCTAGCCTGCCAGCCGACGCGCCGTCCACGGTGCGCAGGGTTGTCGGCGCCCGGCTCTAGGCTGCGTCTATGAGCGGCCGACGGCACACACTCCTCTCACGGCCGGCGCTGTCGCCGTCGCGGGCAGCCGACTTCAAGCAATGCCCGCTGCTGTACCGGTTGCGGGCGGTCGACCGGCTGCCCGAGCCGCTGTCGACCGCGCAATTGCGGGGCTCGGTGGTTCATGTGGTGCTTGAGCAGCTCTACGGTTTACCCGCGGCGCGGCGCGGCCCGGACACCGCCAGGGCACTGGTGGAGCCCGCCTGGAATCAGTTGATCGCCGCCGAGCCGGCTTTGGCCGCTGAGCTCGACCCCACCGAGCACACCCGACTGCTCGAGGACGCTCGTACGTTGGTGTCAGGCTACTACCGGCTGGAGGACCCGACCCGCTTCACTCCACAAAGCCGCGAACAGCGCGTCGAGGTCGAGCTCGCCGACGGCACACTGCTGCGCGGTTTCATCGACCGGGTTGACATCGCAGCCACCGGCGAGGTTCGCGTCGTGGACTACAAGACCGGCAAGGCGCCACCGGAAGCGCAGGCCCTGGCCGAGTTCAAGGCGCTGTTTCAGATGAAGTTCTACGCGGTGGCGCTGCTGCGTGCACAGGGTGTCGCGCCAGCACGGCTGCGGCTCATTTATTTGGCCGACGGGCAGCTGCTGGACTATTCCCCCGACGTTGATGAACTGCTGCGCTTCGAAAAGACCTTGATGGCGATCTGGCAGGCGATCCAAACAGCTGCCGTCACAGGCGATTTCCGTCCAAGACCCTCACGGTTGTGTGACTGGTGCCCCCATCAGGCCCGCTGCCCGGCTTTTGGTGGCACACCGCCGCCTTATCCCGGTTGGCCGGCAAGCGGCCCGCCGGAGGTGGCGACAGCCGCGCTGTCCCGGCGAACCGAGCCGGCGGCGTGACGGATTTTCGCTGTCAGCACATGTGACTTCTGCGGTATCGGCAAGACTGGCCACTCGATCTTCTGTCACACCACAGCTGTCATCGCCGCTACCGCGAATCCGCCGAGCACCGCGATCGCATCCTCCAGCAGAGCGATCGGCAGATCCTGCCCGTCACGGGCGGCGACCAACCGGGCGCGCACGTGATAGCCGCCCATGGTTCCACACACGGCGCCGAGGACGCCGGCCCCCAACCCGCTCCACGGGTAACCCCACGCGGTGCCAATCACTGCGCCCGCGAACCCCCCGGCGATGATCCGGCCCGCGAATGACACCGCGGTGGTGCGGCTCGGTGTGCTGGGATGCTTGTCGGTGACCAGCTCGGCAACTGCGAGAACGCTGAAGACGGCCACCGTCACCGGGTGGCCCGCCCACGACACCCATGTGCCGTCCAGATTGATCCATCGCAACAGGGCGGCCCACCCGGCCGCCGCAGGCGCTGTCAGGGCACGCAACCCGGCAACGACACCGATCGACAGAGCCAGCAACAGCACAAGGGAATGCGTCACGACCACTCTCCTGCGGGCATGACAGCGTCCCATGGGCCAGGTAACGACCCGCCGAGCCGGCCAGTCATCAGCCGCGACGCTAACACAGCAATGACGTCGCCGGTCAGAACCGGCAAAACCTGATGTCGGAAGCCAGGATCGCTTTGGCCCCGATGGCCGCTAACCGGTCCATGATCGCGTTGACGTCGCGGCGCGGAACCAGTGCGCGCACCGCGACCCAGTCCGGGTCGGCAAGCGGAGCGATCGTCGGCGACTCCAGGCCGGGGGTGATCGAGGTGGCCGTGTCGACTACCGAACGCGGGCAGTCGTAATCCAGCATCAGGTACTGCTGGCCGAAGACCACACCTTGTACCCGTGCCACCAACTGGTTACGGGCGGCGACATGGTTCGAGTCGGCGCGATCCGGGCAGACCCGCTCGATGAGCACCGCCTCGGAGTCACACAGCGGTTCGCCGAACGCCACGAGATCATGCAAACTCAGGGTGCGGCCGGACCCAACGACATCGGCGATAGCGTCGGCCACCCCAAGCTGCACCGATATCTCTACAGCACCGTCAAGGGGGATGACATGAGCTTCGATTCCCTTGGCGGCCAAGTCTTTTCGTACCAGGTTCGGGTATGCGGTGGCGATGCGCTTCCCGGCCAGGTCGGCTGTTGTCCACTCGCGCCCGGCCGGCGCGGCGTAACGGAAACTAGACATCCCGAAACCCAGCGCCAAGCGTTCCCGCACCGGCGCATCAGATTCGCTCACCAGATCCCGTCCGGTGATCCCGAAGTCTAATTCGCCAGATCCGACATAGATCGCAATGTCTTTGGGCCGCAGGAAGAAGAACTCGACGCTGTTGACGGGGTCGATGACGGTCAGGTCTTTGGGGTCGGTGCGGCGACGGTAGCCGGCCTCCGCGAGGATCTCGACAGCGGGCTCGCTCAGCGCCCCCTTGTTGGGAACGGCGACACGCAGCATCGGTGCTTGATCGCCGGAACGGAAATCCGCCATCACAGCTTCCGATACACGTCATCGAGCGTCAGTCCGCGGGAGATCATCAGAACCTGCGTCCAGTACAGCAACTGGCTGATCTCCTGGGCGAGCGCCTCGTCAGGTTCGTGCTCTGCCGCGAGCCACACCTCTCCGGCTTCCTCCAGGATCTTCTTGCCCACCGCATGTATCCCGCCGTCCAACGCGGCCACCGTGGCGCTGCCGGCGGGCCGGCAGCGGGCACGTTCCTCGAGTTCGGCGAACAGATCCTCGAAAGTCTTCACGGGCAGCGATTGTTTCACGTGCCGGCCAGCAAAGTCACGGAGGTTTTACCTGGCCGCCGGTTTCCGTGTGCGCGGAAGTTCGGCGCGCATGTCTTCCAGGGCTACACCCTTGGTCTCCGGCACCCACTTCCAGACAAACAGGAACGACAACATCGCACACACCGTATAAAAACCGTAAGCCAAGCCGAGCACATGGCGCAGCGCCGGGAAGCTGACCGTGATCATCCCGTTGGCCGTCCACTGGGTGGCCGCTGCCAAGCTCAGCGCAGCCGCCCGGATCCGGTTGGGAAACATCTCGCCGAGCAGCACCCACAGGATCGGTCCCCACGAAAAGCCGAACGCGATGACGAAGACAGTGGCTGCGATCAGCGCGGCCGGGCCGGAGACATCACCGAGGTGCGCCTGGCCGTCGATGACCGGAGCGCTGACGAAAACAAATGTCAGCGTCGCCAACATTGCCGCCATGCCGGCTGATCCGGTCAGCAGCAAGGGTTTACGGCCGGTCTTGTCGATCAGGGCAAGCGCGGCCACGGTGGTCAGGACGTTGACGGCCGCGGTGAGCACTGCGATCGCGAACGACGAACTGTCGCCGAATCCGACCGCCTGCCACAGCGGTTTCGAGTAGAAAAAGATCACCGTGATACCCACGAATTGCTGAAAGACTGCCATCCCCACCCCTACCCACACGATCCCGTACAGCCCGCCGGTAGGCCTGCGCAGGTCACGCCACGACGGCCGTGCCTCGTGTCGGAGTGTCTCGGAGATCCGTTTCACGGTGAAATCTGCCTTGCGCTCGCCGAACAGCATGGCGCTCACCCGTCGTGCCTCTGGAATCCGTTGTGCTGCAACAAGATAGCGTGGAGACTCGGGGATGGTGCAGGCCAGTGCGCCGTACAGGACCGCGGGAACGGCTTCCCCGAAGAACATCCAGCGCCACGCGGGCAACCCACCCCAGAACTGGGCACGCGGGCCGCCCGCGAGATCGGTCAGCAGCCAGTTGACGACCAGAGACACGAAGATGCCCGACACGATGGCGAGTTGTTGCAGGGAGCTGAGCCGTCCCCGGATATTCGGCGGCGATATCTCCGCGATATATGCGGAGGCGACCACAGAGATCAGCCCGATGCCGAGGCCGCCGACGATGCGCATGAGGACGACCAGCCAGATCGTGGCCGCCAGCCCACTACCCAGCCCACAGACGGCGAAAAGCATTGCCGCCAGCCTCAGTGTCGGCAGACGGCCGATGCGGTCGGCGGTCCTGCCGGCGGTGGCCGCGCCCGCCGCAGCACCCAGGAGGGTGGCGGCCGCTGTGATACCCAGCACCGCGTTGGCGATCCCGAATGCGGTGTGCAGCGCCGCAGCCACGCTGTTGATCAGTGAGATGTCATAGCCGAACAACAGCCCGCCGAGCCCGGCCACCGAGGCCGCCCGAACGGCGGTGCGAGCCTGGCAAGTCCCGCTGAGACGTCGATAGCGCATCGAGGGCATTGTCACC
This window contains:
- a CDS encoding stealth family protein codes for the protein MTSMIDAPVVSSTQGVRLTPYEAMTQDLLFIRAELDRAGIPFLLIRGAEGRPALVVDIALRARVADVLMAACLEAPLRAKILDGTGRRSVYLGDGLLSVDPDPRLLRVFRRRECPRSGMRYGASAGVELQFWVFDGEQAICPIENSLTRKTLMLSEIEYTTVELHGRTWPTIAGMFAPHADDITFDIDMVFSWVDGNDPEFRARRAAAMANYPLGEGDDSDARIRHVDELKYALRSVHAFAPWVRRIFIATDSRVPHWLAPHPKVTIVRAEEHFTDVSVLPVYNSHAVETQLHHIPGLAEHFLYSNDDMFFGRPVSPTMFFSPGGVTKFIEAGVRIGLGANHAERSGYENAARVNRQLLWQRFGKIITRHLEHTAVPLRKSVLSELEREFPEEFARTQASRFRSSTDISVTNSLYHYYALMTGRAVQNESAKVLYVDTTLWSGLAKLPKLLNKRKFDFFCLNDGSFPEVSAEERARAVGEFLERYFPVPAPWERLADDE
- the prcA gene encoding proteasome subunit alpha, whose product is MSFPYFISPEQLMRERGELARKGIARARSVVVLAYADGVLFVAENPSRSLQKISELYDRVGFAAAGKFNEFDNLRRGGIQFADTRGYAYDRRDVTGRQLANVYAQTLGTIFTEQAKPYEVELCVAEVAHYGESKPPELYRITYDGSINDEPHFVVMGGTTEPIADALKESYTENAGLADAVGIAVNALRTDANGAEPRPLGVDTLEVAVLDQNRPRRAFRRITGPALESLLPAAQGSQASRPKSSG
- the prcB gene encoding proteasome subunit beta, yielding MTWPFTHGLATNSALPGVPSRPIDLSSFAEFLRRQAPELLPTVAGGAVAGAGGQLPHGTTIVALKYPGGVVIAGDRRSTQGNVIAGRDVKKVYITDDYTATGMAGTAAVAVEFARLYAVELEHYEKLEGVPLTFAGKVNRLANMVRGNLGAALQGLVALPLLAAYDIDDPDRQKAGRIVSFDAAGGWNIEEEGYQAVGSGAVFAKSAMKKLYARVTDTDSALRVAVEALYDAADDDSATGGPDLVRGIYPTAVNIDADGAVEVPEQRIAELAQEVIESRSRSDTFGPDADAPRSQK
- a CDS encoding ubiquitin-like protein Pup — encoded protein: MAQEQTKRGGGGGDDDDFTSAAAAGQERREKLTEDTDDLLDEIDDVLEENAEDFVRAYVQKGGQ
- the dop gene encoding pup deamidase/depupylase yields the protein MQRIIGTEVEYGISSPSDPTANPILTSTQAVLAYAAAAGIQRAKRTRWDYEVESPLRDARGFDLSRSAGPPPVVDADEVGAANMILTNGARLYVDHAHPEYSAPETTDPLDAVIWDKAGERVMEAAARHVASVPGAVKLQLYKNNVDGKGASYGAHENYLMSRQTPFSAIIVGLTPFLVSRQVITGQGRVGIGPAGDEPGFQLSQRADYIEVEVGLETTLKRGIINTRDEPHADADRYRRLHVIIGDANLAETSTYLKLGTTALVLDLIEEGVDLTDLTLARPVHAVHTISRDPTLRATVALTDGRELTGLALQRVYLDRVAKLVDSRDPDPRAADIVATWADVLDKLERDPMDCAEILDWPAKLRLLDGFRHRENLSWSAPRLHLVDLQYSDVRLDKGLYNRLVARGSMRRLVTEQQVLNAVDNPPTDTRAYFRGECLRRFGADIAAASWDSVIFDLGGDSLVRIPTLEPLRGSKAHVGALLDSVDSAAELVEQLTT